The Nitrososphaerales archaeon genome has a window encoding:
- a CDS encoding MFS transporter, translated as MWNGYGSNLKIWLPFIPAYTVLALFETSLTLYVVESLKQDLIYVGILMMVGEAVFIPASAFWGYLCDYLKRYKVFLTIPFLFMGMITFSINYIKDPYILLLIYGVFSLFLSMHRPAVSLFIAESSSFDEWLQVMSLYMLIRSITSSIGFLLGTLCSNIPYSLIFIGIGILYLLSFILSSLMIYEPQLKIERKITSIDRRLNVINYSLSLLRFADDPNYSSYVLKMVSRLQGTGFIRFLIGVLLFTLATSLIFTPMPIILKQAFAERSTIFLILFANSLASSLTYLFIGKLIGYGMRSVRMSCLSRSIITLILIPFLLNPSPSSLIVVSILLASMGVMWALFDLSTNYLSLELSPYGGVGVYFSLSKLGSVIGAFLGGFLTASYGLATMLLTGCVIFLTALIAFLSIREHP; from the coding sequence ATGTGGAATGGGTATGGTTCAAACTTAAAGATTTGGTTACCATTTATACCTGCTTACACAGTCTTGGCACTATTTGAAACCTCACTCACCCTTTACGTTGTAGAATCTCTAAAGCAGGATTTGATCTATGTAGGAATCCTCATGATGGTGGGTGAAGCGGTCTTCATTCCAGCATCCGCATTCTGGGGCTATCTATGTGATTACCTAAAGCGTTACAAAGTATTCTTAACGATCCCTTTCTTATTTATGGGTATGATAACATTCTCCATTAATTATATAAAGGATCCCTATATTCTGTTGCTGATTTATGGTGTATTCTCTTTATTCCTCTCTATGCATAGACCGGCTGTGAGCCTCTTCATCGCCGAGTCGAGCTCCTTTGATGAATGGTTACAAGTAATGTCACTATACATGTTGATAAGAAGTATTACATCATCGATAGGCTTCCTCTTAGGCACTCTTTGCTCAAACATCCCATACTCTTTGATATTTATCGGTATAGGCATTCTTTACCTATTGTCTTTTATCCTTTCATCACTTATGATCTATGAACCTCAACTCAAGATCGAGAGAAAGATTACATCCATCGATAGAAGGTTAAATGTGATAAACTATTCATTGAGCCTCCTTCGATTCGCCGACGATCCGAATTACTCATCTTACGTACTCAAGATGGTTTCACGACTTCAAGGGACGGGTTTTATAAGATTTCTCATCGGTGTATTACTATTTACATTGGCCACGAGTCTGATATTTACACCCATGCCCATCATTCTCAAACAGGCATTCGCCGAGCGATCTACAATATTTCTAATCCTCTTCGCCAATTCACTCGCATCCTCCCTAACCTATCTCTTCATCGGTAAGTTGATAGGGTATGGTATGAGAAGCGTTAGAATGAGTTGTTTATCGAGGAGTATTATAACATTGATACTCATTCCATTTCTTCTCAATCCTTCACCCTCCTCACTCATCGTAGTTTCCATTCTCCTTGCATCTATGGGTGTAATGTGGGCACTCTTCGATCTATCAACGAACTACCTATCGTTAGAACTCAGCCCTTACGGTGGAGTGGGTGTATACTTTTCATTATCCAAACTCGGATCTGTAATAGGGGCGTTTTTGGGAGGCTTCTTGACCGCCTCATACGGTTTGGCAACGATGCTCTTAACTGGATGTGTAATCTTTCTTACTGCCCTTATAGCATTCCTATCGATAAGAGAGCATCCATAA